A window of the Aspergillus flavus chromosome 6, complete sequence genome harbors these coding sequences:
- a CDS encoding fungal-specific transcription factor domain-containing protein, whose translation MRMKTTPRQKQTKSRNGCITCKARRVKCDETRPSCQQCSRQGTTCGGYPNFLRWRAVEKVNNERIAGDGPRKMSERRSTKSSYRSLREKGDASANLPITQAILDDSWSTLTNILNPSTTALHETVGAESTAIGTGHIASDFPFGLSEQEQLIVHRMYNSSTGTSTEPPNSDCFSTAVAVNLANHELTGLHDLSLETTGDASASDDDLCRAIQSHEEIIQRDERFQRVDIEESQWQHDFQSGGGFYADIFRSDNLDPNEMNTLIQQLQFPDNRQGMVRRLFVEHTSNILSIRDGDTMDPWQTFIWPMARDFPALYHALAAMTCAHISKSQQQFKLLGMKHFNLSIQALVLGMDNGSMPLEAALATRLALAFAESWDCHTPATGTTHLNDAKALIQQALQDSFTSGTVNSELECLKFLVNTWLYRNVIARLTCTETTDTTVAEPTATYTCIIPHIGEKDIDPLMGCGTALFPSIGRLVELVRRVRGRPENRNSPAIISKAIEIKMAIEDWVSPVDSDNPSSNISDLIQTAEAYRGAALLLLRQAVPELPASCSMSKLAQKTLVFLATTPPSSRTIHAQIFPLMVAGCETFDEDDREWVRQRWEVMSRRLMTAVPDRCRDITMEVWRRRDEFETRHGLRDLIKAHRPFPIISRRAMDTSTLYDSLRVPKSNIDSTMSHEGPGNSSSAEMRSGPRSSDFPDSAAFQKGTDPVTRAGFINYTIKGELHWLRVMEDWNWEKKMLDVDISSAFFSGPLLPELLRRVMEYVSDDFTTLRSAVLVNKSWAAEAISVLWQKPPVAALASCSDDHRQFYARQVRELDFGGQQDGEQHSRFRTLEFPRLKCLTIDLYSPRDGEKLWLGQYIQPSLEEFRFYGAEPAEDLLDLMETRCPRLQSILIDYAFEGISTEGLIKFFGCFRSLRSICLPSCMDDFVDDQMLTYLARRHGLEDLELGRTITYEMIEKAFEGAEAPFRSIRRLTVQMKSKAVEPLTAAVKSATSLLLTVEDNELSPLPPIRSLINLTELEIVFCQEAIWPATDLLTLRGLRNLRRLCIYSIEGPPAFPTLTDQEFIQLFERMGQLQDLIFQVQCNLSTVAITSLGTHCRQLESCEIFGSYDLHGWSTIERPLFPQLRRLDLGATVTREQESQSSSFAIDAQLLANLIVEHAPKLEELYLQDHDEFSKKVVTAFKTQTGNEYNS comes from the exons ATGAGAATGAAAACAACGCCAAGACAAAAGCAGACGAAGAGTCGCAATG GGTGTATAACATGTAAAGCAAGGCGGGTAAAATGCGACGAGACAAGGCCGTCCTGTCAACAATGCTCTCGTCAAGGAACTACATGTGGGGGCTATCCGAACTTCCTAAGATGGAGAGCTGTGGAAAAGGTTAACAATGAGCGCATAGCAGGCGATG GTCCTCGGAAGATGAGCGAGCGACGATCGACAAAATCATCGTACCGTTCCCTTCGGGAAAAAGGCGATGCGTCTGCTAACTTGCCGATCACACAAGCTATCTTAGACGATTCCTGGTCTACCCTGACTAACATACTGAACCCGTCTACAACTGCCCTACATGAGACTGTCGGAGCAGAAAGCACAGCAATCGGGACGGGACACATAGCCAGTGACTTTCCTTTTGGACTCTCAGAACAAGAGCAATTGATCGTACATAGGATGTACAATTCCTCTACCGGGACATCTACGGAGCCTCCCAACTCTGACTGTTTTTCAACCGCAGTTGCAGTGAATCTGGCTAACCACGAATTGACAGGGCTTCATGACTTGAGCTTGGAAACAACTGGAGACGCTTCAGCAAGCGACGATGACCTATGCAGGGCCATTCAAAGCCATGAAGAGATTATCCAGAGAGACGAGAGATTCCAAAGGGTTGATATTGAGGAGTCCCAGTGGCAACATGACTTCCAGTCGGGCGGGGGCTTCTATGCTGATATATTTAGGTCTGATAATTTGGATCCAAATGAAATGAATACTCTTATCCAGCAGTTACAGTTCCCCGATAATAGGCAGGGAATGGTCAGACGCTTATTCGTGGAGCATACGTCCAACATACTGTCTATCAGGGACGGCGATACCATGGACCCATGGCAAACGTTTATCTGGCCTATGGCGCGCGATTTCCCTGCGCTCTACCATGCTCTAGCTGCAATGACTTGTGCACACATAAGCAAGAGTCAACAGCAATTTAAGCTACTCGGCATGAAACACTTCAATCTCAGCATTCAAGCTCTTGTCCTTGGCATGGACAACGGCAGTATGCCTTTGGAGGCTGCACTTGCCACCAGGCTCGCCCTTGCCTTCGCTGAGTCCTGGGACTGTCACACACCAGCAACGGGGACCACTCATCTCAATGACGCCAAAGCACTCATTCAACAAGCTCTACAGGATAGCTTTACTTCCGGGACAGTAAACAGTGAACTGGAATGTCTGAAATTCCTTGTCAACACCTGGTTATACAGGAACGTCATTGCTCGCTTGACATGCACCGAAACTACAGACACCACGGTCGCCGAACCTACGGCCACATACACTTGTATAATACCTCATATAGGTGAAAAGGATATTGACCCGCTCATGGGTTGCGGTACTGCACTCTTTCCGTCAATTGGCCGCCTGGTGGAGCTTGTCCGTCGCGTCCGTGGCCGGCCAGAGAATCGTAATTCTCCTGCGATCATCTCCAAAGCCATTGAAATAAAGATGGCTATAGAAGACTGGGTCTCGCCTGTGGACTCCGACAACCCGAGCTCAAATATTTCGGACTTGATACAGACCGCAGAGGCTTACCGAGGCGCTgcgcttctgcttcttcggcaaGCAGTTCCGGAGCTTCCTGCCTCATGTTCGATGTCGAAGTTAGCACAGAAAACTCTCGTCTTTCTCGCCACTACACCGCCATCATCTCGGACGATACATGCGCAAATATTCCCGTTGATGGTAGCGGGCTGTGAGACGTTCGATGAGGACGATCGAGAGTGGGTCCGTCAGCGCTGGGAAGTTATGTCCCGGCGCTTGATGACCGCAGTACCAGATCGATGTAGAGATATAACAATGGAGGTCTGGCGAAGGAGGGACGAATTTGAAACACGCCACGGGCTACGTGACTTGATCAAAGCCCACCGGCCCTTTCCCATCATAAGTCGTCGTGCAATGGATACCTCGACGCTTTACGATTCACTTCGTGTTCCTAAGAGCAACATTGACAGCACTATGAGTCACGAGGGCCCGGGGAACTCGTCTTCTGCGGAAATGCGGTCAGGTCCAAGGTCATCCGACTTTCCAGACTCGGCTGCATTTCAGAAAGGGACCGATCCTGTTACAAGGGCAGGATTTATTAACTACACCATTAAGGGTGAGCTGCATTGGCTCAGGGTCATGGAAGATTGGAACTGGGAAA AGAAAATGTTAGACGTTGACATAAGCTCGGCATTTTTCAGTGGACCGCTTCTACCGGAGTTGTTACGCCGAGTTATGGAATATGTCAGTGATGATTTCACCACCCTGCGATCGGCAGTCTTGGTGAACAAGTCCTGGGCTGCGGAAGCTATCAGTGTCCTTTGGCAGAAGCCGCCGGTGGCAGCCTTGGCCTCGTGTTCAGATGACCACCGCCAATTCTACGCGCGTCAGGTCCGTGAGCTAGATTTTGGGGGTCAACAGGACGGAGAACAACATTCACGTTTTCGTACTCTAGAGTTCCCAAGGCTTAAGTGTCTGACGATCGACTTATATAGCCCGAGAGATGGAGAAAAGCTATGGCTTGGTCAATACATACAGCCGAGCTTGGAGGAATTCAGGTTTTATGGAGCTGAGCCGGCTGAAGACTTGCTTGACCTAATGGAAACTCGTTGCCCACGATTGCAGAGCATTCTGATCGATTATGCATTCGAGGGAATAAGCACCGAAGGCTTAATAAAGTTCTTTGGCTGTTTCAGATCTCTGAGATCAATATGTCTTCCGTCTTGTATGGACGACTTCGTCGACGACCAGATGCTTACCTACCTTGCCCGTCGTCATGgccttgaagatctggaaTTGGGACGGACTATCACATACGAGATGATTGAGAAGGCCTTTGAGGGAGCAGAGGCCCCGTTCAGGTCCATCCGACGCCTCACAGTTCAAATGAAGTCGAAAGCGGTTGAACCACTCACTGCAGCAGTAAAATCTGCTACCAGTCTTCTTCTTACCGTTGAAGATAACGAATTGAGCCCTTTGCCACCGATCAGGTCACTTATAAACCTCACTGAACTAGAGATCGTATTTTGCCAGGAGGCAATTTGGCCGGCCACAGACTTACTTACACTCAGAGGATTGAGGAATTTACGCAGACTGTGTATCTATTCAATAGAGGGGCCACCAGCCTTCCCCACATTGACAGATCAAGAGTTCATCCAGCTTTTTGAAAGAATGGGTCAACTTCAGGATTTGATATTCCAAGTCCAGTGCAACTTGTCAACAGTAGCGATAACTTCACTAGGAACGCATTGTCGCCAACTGGAATCCTGTGAGATATTTGGTTCATATGACTTGCACGGCTGGTCAACCATCGAACGACCGCTCTTCCCACAGCTACGACGTCTTGACCTTGGTGCAACAGTGACCAGAGAACAAGAATCACA GTCATCTTCATTTGCTATAGATGCCCAGTTGCTCGCAAATTTGATCGTGGAGCATGCGCCGAAGTTGGAAGAATTATACCTCCAGGATCATGATGAATTTTCCAAGAAGGTAGTGACAGCTTTCAAGACCCAGACTGGTAATGAATACAACTCATAG
- a CDS encoding exoribonuclease complex, subunit Rrp44/Dis3 (exosomal 3') translates to MMSLTLLRCRVSQSVADVNVINRNRPATSICGVVSHFRSLPQRNRFSLRRRDWSSRYYSEVKSPPQDLLRSSTSIEDIRLKSEFEENKDIREYLRKWQESHPNPLDPVRGPGTSNTLDASAPWVGNMLNDYREAHDAGSDALRETDEDVSDFENIAEEGEGMHDFLEPGDLVALSSAEGILNLAVYVRSVCKQQQFYTDRGKWRIAFAKDLDFVIKGFAPRELVAPLLPHFPDALAQLSLEMQSAIEGGVPRPTGAPILRMINDFNEQVHQFYQANAYRLDNIHEIVADEEEKLEFTLKELACKALDITSDQVDDKILFAVHRAIRRNSFLIENDRSSIFTDHYFVQPRRVANILDTVVTWVHEHQEYLIRAVTGNEVPNLKDHPIQQFIQKAQRLIRLSRKVRSPTILACVGPTAQRYQPGQDGKPLVYREVLTEKFSYTDQMIIEFLQLWCIPPRRMTSGILRSAGSHIMRATGMYSALDTNAGTAALFLQEMGVVAPWENLRLLDQNLALPGHGISRQSDRKWEDVQRACEELNSEGVTDKMESMRTDFGDLPVYCVDDPGAQEIDDGVSLERIPGLDDTFWIRVHVANPSAFINPDALIMEYAASRVQTVYAPERTYPMLPNTLTQEHFSLAPGRPTLTFSAKMNLQGEILDTKIVNGIARNVIYITHDKLRSLFEPEPQGVQEPLTVGGEYSNEHTRDNIQEELSPEDEGTFHTLRKLMLAFREHRRRNGAMEWPSSMETPVSVTVGNAPLKPYNMQLTEGRYILGDPIIQLRPRTVDPHEVPDLTKRNLISTLMNLACYVSGKWLAERGIPAVFDGTFYHPEYPKLTNSNMSDYGGKTWLQLAAPKGISSSRPTHHVPLGLDTYVKSTSPLRRYTDLMAHYQIEAALRFEHEHGRRFDATTDESILPFSHMDVDNFISQSRWKRSRIRDIDSASKQFWACMLLFRAFYFGECRLPETFTCLVHKPYNSTALVGSQFAQGYSGVVTSLGVRCQIVTPPEMSDVDILSVVEAKITSVDLSRMLVIMEATRMVKKFERVGEWR, encoded by the exons ATGATGTCTCTCACTCTACTGAGATGTCGAGTATCGCAGAGTGTGGCTGACGTGAATGTTATCAACCGGAACCGTCCAGCGACTTCGATCTGCGGAGTTGTTTCTCACTTTCGTTCGCTCCCTCAACGCAATCGATTTTCATTACGCCGTCGCGATTGGTCAAGCCGATATTACAGTGAAGTAAAG AGCCCCCCGCAGGACCTCCTGAGGTCTTCCACTTCTATCGAAGACATCCGTCTTAAGTCCGAGTTCGAGGAGAATAAAGATATCCGGGAATATCTGCGAAAATGGCAGGAGAGTCACCCGAACCCTCTGGACCCTGTCCGGGGGCCTGGGACATCGAATACATTGGATGCTTCGGCACCTTGGGTTGGAAACATGCTAAACGACTACCGGGAAGCACATGATGCAGGTAGCGATGCTCTGCGAGAGACAGACGAAGATGTTTCGGACTTTGAAAATATTGCcgaagaaggggaaggaatGCATGACTTCCTGGAGCCGGGAGACCTAGTGGCGCTGTCCTC TGCCGAAGGTATCCTGAATCTTGCCGTTTACGTCCGGTCTGTCTGTAAGCAGCAGCAATTCTACACTGATCGAGGAAAATGGCGTATTGCTTTCGCAAAGGATCTCGATTTCGTGATAAAGGGATTCGCCCCGCGAGAACTGGTGGCTCCCTTGCTACCCCATTTCCCAGACGCCCTCGCGCAGCTCAGCTTGGAAATGCAATCGGCTATAGAAGGAGGGGTGCCGAGGCCCACAGGTGCGCCTATTTTGCGGATGATCAATGATTTCAACGAACAGGTTCATCAGTTCTACCAAGCGAATGCCTACCGGCTGGACAATATACATGAGATAGTGgcggacgaggaagagaaactTGAGTTCACACTCAAGGAACTGGCTTGTAAAGCGCTCGATATTACAAGTGATCAGGTCGACGATAAGATCTTGTTTGCCGTACATCGGGCCATTCGTCGaaattcttttctcatcGAGAATGATCGGAGCTCCATCTTCACCGACCACTATTTCGTTCAACCGAGACGAGTCGCCAATATACTTGACACAGTGGTTACATGGGTACATGAGCACCAAGAGTACCTCATCCGTGCTGTCACAGGAAACGAGGTGCCTAATCTGAAAGACCATCCCATCCAGCAATTCATCCAGAAAGCCCAGCGTCTTATAAGGCTCAGTCGAAAAGTTCGGTCCCCAACAATACTGGCCTGTGTCGGTCCAACAGCGCAGCGATACCAGCCTGGCCAAGATGGAAAGCCTTTAGTTTATCGTGAGGTCTTGACGGAGAAATTTAGTTACACTGACCAGATGATCATCGAATTTCTTCAGCTTTGGTGTATTCCTCCCCGACGGATGACATCTGGAATTCTTCGCTCGGCTGGGTCGCACATTATGCGCGCCACAGGAATGTATAGTGCTCTGGACACGAATGCAGGTACAGCTGCTCTATTCTTGCAAGAGATGGGAGTCGTGGCTCCATGGGAGAATTTGCGATTACTGGATCAAAATTTGGCACTTCCAGGACATGGTATATCCCGCCAGTCAGACAGAAAGTGGGAGGATGTACAACGGGCCTGTGAGGAATTAAACTCTGAGGGGGTCACAGACAAAATGGAGAGCATGCGGACCGATTTTGGTGACCTACCAGTTTACTGTGTAGATGACCCTGGTGCACAGGAGATTGATGACGGTGTCTCTCTGGAGCGCATACCGGGGTTGGATGACACTTTCTGGATCCGCGTCCATGTCGCTAACCCATCTGCATTTATCAATCCTGATGCATTGATCATGGAATATGCGGCCTCTCGTGTCCAGACCGTCTATGCTCCAGAACGTACATATCCTATGCTTCCAAACACGTTAACGCAAGAGCACTTCAGTCTGGCGCCTGGTCGTCCGACATTGACCTTCAGTGCTAAGATGAATCTACAGGGCGAGATATTGGATACCAAAATTGTCAATGGCATAGCCAGAAACGTTATCTACATCACGCACGATAAGTTACGCAGCTTATTTGAGCCCGAACCGCAGGGGGTCCAGGAACCGTTGACGGTAGGAGGGGAGTACTCCAATGAGCACACTCGCGACAATATACAGGAAGAATTATCTCCGGAGGATGAAGGGACCTTCCATACACTGAGGAAGTTGATGCTCGCGTTCCGGGAACACCGACGAAGGAACGGCGCAATGGAGTGGCCGTCGTCGATGGAAACTCCTGTCTCAGTCACTGTTGGCAACGCACCGTTGAAGCCATATAATATGCAATTGACGGAAGGACGTTACATACTAGGAGATCCTATTATTCAACTTCGCCCGCGAACCGTCGATCCGCACGAAGTGCCTGATTTAACGAAACGCAATCTTATTTCGACCCTGATGAATTTAGCATGTTACGTTTCCGGCAagtggctggctgaacgCGGCATCCCCGCCGTGTTTGATGGAACATTCTACCATCCTGAATACCCGAAATTGACCAACAGCAACATGTCGGACTATGGAGGGAAGACATGGCTGCAGTTGGCGGCTCCAAAAGGCATCTCTTCATCCCGACCCACCCATCACGTGCCCCTGGGGCTTGATACCTATGTGAAGTCTACGAGTCCTCTGCGACGATATACCGATCTCATGGCTCATTATCAGATCGAGGCTGCATTGCGCTTCGAGCATGAGCATGGTCGCCGCTTTGACGCCACTACCGACGAGTCCATCCTCCCGTTCTCCCACATGGATGTGGACAACTTCATTTCGCAATCTCGTTGGAAGCGTAGTCGTATAAGGGATATCGACTCGGCGTCGAAACAATTTTGGGCATGTATGCTCCTGTTCCGTGCGTTCTATTTCGGTGAATGCCGCCTACCCGAGACCTTCACCTGCCTGGTTCATAAACCGTACAACTCTACTGCCCTGGTCGGATCACAATTCGCACAAGGGTATTCAGGTGTCGTGACATCCCTAGGAGTACGGTGTCAAATTGTCACTCCTCCTGAAATGTCTGATGTAGATATCCTGAGCGTTGTGGAGGCTAAGATTACCTCCGTCGACTTATCCCGCATGCTTGTTATTATGGAAGCTACACGCATGGTCAAGAAATTTGAGCGAGTAGGAGAATGGCGCTGA
- a CDS encoding FAD dependent oxidoreductase — MRPGQTWRTAIVTSLAAFCSLATAADICSKLNQQGITIENRLTIPFLNVLQDYWSTACGDLRPTCIASPKSALEMSQIVKELHDIDTLFAVKSGGHMPNNGFASIQDGLLITTQNLNNVIYNAEDQTAIIGPGLSWEDAQKGLDGTGRTLVGGRLGGVGVGGYMLGGGLSFLSSQYGWAANNVINFEVVLANGTIVNANEKENTDLFAALKGGGNNFGIVTAYTLQTHPMDHKVWGGNYVFSADKTPQVLEAIRDFTENYPDDKAAIIVTAEHAALINTWIMFLFYDGPEPPQGVFDGFKAIGPLDTTKTWDSYYDLLKNNDFFILKGQRYTIATETTPVPNKTVGAEVMQTYYDHWFNITNTVLGVPNMIGSIAFQPMPRTIAQKAQARGGDLINFPTDQDYLVIELDFSYGLSASDEKIDAANKNLFNGFDRIISNYIDEGVLPDVYRPLFMNDANYAQDYWARLGSTEQAREVRKKYDPELFFQKRTSGGFRLG; from the exons ATGAGACCCGGCCAAACATGGCGAACAGCCATAGTGACTTCCCTAGCTGCTTTCTGTTCTTTAGCGACAGCAGCAGACATATGCTCCAAGCTTAACCAGCAAGGAATAACAATTGAGAATCGTCTGACCATTCCGTTTCTTAATGTTCTGCAGGACTACTGGTCCACCGCGTGCGGCGATCTTCGCCCAACATGTATCGCCTCTCCCAAGAGCGCTCTTGAGATGTCTCAGATCGTCAAGGAGCTCCATGATATTGATACCTTGTTTGCGGTCAAGTCCGGTGGACACATGCCCAACAATGGCTTCGCCAGCATTCAGGACGGgctcctcatcaccacccAGAACCTTAACAATGTCATCTATAATGCAGAGGATCAGACCGCCATCATCGGGCCGGGGCTTTCTTGGGAAGATGCACAGAAGGGTCTGGACGGAACTGGTCGGACCCTTGTTGGCGGTCGTCTTGGGGGTGTGGGCGTGGGTGGATATATGCTTGGAG GTGGACTGAGTTTCTTGAGCTCTCAGTATGGCTGGGCAGCGAACAACGTCATAAACTTCGAGGTCGTCCTAGCCAACGGCACCATTGTGAACGCAAACGAGAAGGAAAACACCG ATCTCTTCGCGGCCCTCAAGGGAGGTGGAAACAACTTCGGTATTGTCACGGCTTATACCCTCCAGACACATCCAATGGATCATAAG GTCTGGGGAGGGAACTATGTCTTCAGTGCGGACAAGACGCCTCAAGTCCTTGAAGCCATCCGTGACTTCACCGAAAACTACCCCGATGACAAGGCCGCCATCATCGTGACGGCCGAGCATGCCGCGCTGATCAACACATGGATCATGTTCCTCTTCTACGATGGACCGGAGCCTCCGCAAGGCGTCTTTGATGGATTCAAAGCCATTGGGCCATTGGACACGACGAAGACGTGGGACAGCTACTATGATTTG CTCAAAAACAACGACTTCTTCATCTTAAA GGGCCAGCGGTACACCATCGCAACGGAAACAACACCTGTTCCCAACAAAACGGTCGGCGCAGAGGTTATGCAAACGTACTACGATCATTGGTTTAACATCACGAATACAGTCCTGGGCGTCCCGAACATGATTGGCTCTATCGCATTCCAGCCAATGCCCAGAACGATCGCGCAGAAAGCTCAGGCTCGTGGCGGA GACCTTATCAACTTTCCCACTGATCAGGATTATCTCGTTATCGAGCTGGATTTCTCCTATGGTTTATCGGCCAGTGACGAGAAGATCGACGCCGCGAACAAGAACCTGTTCAATGGGTTCGATAGGATCATTTCGAATTACATTGACGAAGGCGTGCTACCAGACGTTTACAGGCCGTTGTTCATGAACGACGCAAACTACGCGCAGGATTACTGGGCCCGTCTAGGCTCGACTGAGCAGGCGCGCGAGGTGAGAAAGAAATATGACCCCGAGTTATTTTTCCAGAAACGGACGAGTGGAGGGTTCAGACTTGGATGA